The Halogranum gelatinilyticum genome includes a window with the following:
- a CDS encoding 50S ribosomal protein L11 yields MAGTIEALVPGGKANPGPPLGPELGPTPVNVQDVVSEINEQTAAFDGMEVPITVEYEDDGSFTIEVGVPPTAALIKDEVGFESGSGEPQKNFVADMSIEQVKKVAEQKISDLLAYDVKNAAKEVAGTCASLGVTIEGNDAREFKKRVDEGEYDDVLLA; encoded by the coding sequence GTTCCTGGCGGGAAGGCCAATCCTGGCCCGCCCCTCGGTCCGGAACTCGGACCGACGCCCGTGAACGTGCAGGACGTCGTCAGCGAGATCAACGAGCAGACCGCCGCGTTCGACGGTATGGAAGTCCCAATCACCGTCGAGTACGAGGACGACGGCTCGTTCACCATCGAAGTCGGTGTCCCGCCGACGGCCGCGCTCATCAAGGACGAGGTCGGATTCGAGAGTGGCAGCGGCGAGCCGCAGAAGAACTTCGTCGCTGACATGAGCATCGAACAGGTGAAGAAGGTCGCCGAGCAGAAGATCTCGGACCTCCTCGCCTACGACGTGAAGAACGCCGCGAAGGAAGTCGCCGGGACGTGTGCCTCCCTCGGTGTCACCATCGAAGGCAACGACGCCCGCGAGTTCAAGAAGCGCGTCGACGAGGGCGAGTACGACGACGTTCTCCTCGCATAA